A segment of the Triticum urartu cultivar G1812 chromosome 1, Tu2.1, whole genome shotgun sequence genome:
AGCTTACGAGCACACACGTGCCGCTAGGGCTGCAAGCGGCGCGACCGCCACAACCCGCTAATCGTATAAGGGCATGTGCAATGTTCAGTTCAGTCGGCTACAGTCTGCTAACGTTGCATGCGTCCACATATGTGACATAAAAAAGGCTGCTACAACTAATTTTGTAGGCCGGCGGTTGCGGCGCCCATACACAATTTTGTCATCAATTTCAATTTCAATATGTAGGTGTCGACACTTCATATAATGGAAGGAAGCATTGGTCAGGCCCCATAGCGCAAATGGAGGACGCCTACCTCGTCGTCTACCTCGGCATAGCTCTCTTGTCGCTGCTCGCCGTGCTTGCGGGCCGCAGGCGCTGGGGGGCGCGGGGTGATGGTGGCCACGGCCTGCGCCTCCCGCCGGGTCCGTGGCAGCTGCCGGTGATCGGGAGCCTGCACCACCTCGTCCTGGCCGGGCAGCTACCTCACCGCGCGATGTGTGACCTGGCGCGACGCCACGGGCCGGCCATGCTGCTCCGGCTCGGCGAGGTGCCCACGGTGGTGGTGTCCTCCCGGGAGGGGGCGCGCGAGGTGATGAAGACCCACGACAAGGCGTTCGCGATGCGGCCCGTGAGCGCCACCATGCGCGTGCTCACCAGCGGCGGCCGCGACATCGTGTTCGCGCCCTACGGGGACTACTGGCGCCAGCTCCGGAAGATCGCCGTCGTGGAGCTCTTCACCGCGCGCCGCGTCCGCTCCTTCCGCGCCATCCGCGAGGAGGAGGTCGCCGCAGCGCTCCGCGGCGTCGGCGAGGCCGCGGCGGCCGCGCGCCCCGTGGAGATGCGCGCGCTGCTGGCCGCGCTCGTGGCGGACAGCACGGTGCGCGCCGTGATTGGCGACCGGTGCAGGGAGCGCGACGCGCTCCTCCGGGAGCTCGACCGCTCCATGCAGCTCGCGGCGGGGTTCAACCCGGCCGACCTGTGGCCTTCGTGGCGGCTCGCCGCGCGGCTCGGCGGCGCCAAGGAGTGCCACGACACCGTGCACCGCATTCTCGACGG
Coding sequences within it:
- the LOC125538894 gene encoding dolabradiene monooxygenase-like, producing the protein MEDAYLVVYLGIALLSLLAVLAGRRRWGARGDGGHGLRLPPGPWQLPVIGSLHHLVLAGQLPHRAMCDLARRHGPAMLLRLGEVPTVVVSSREGAREVMKTHDKAFAMRPVSATMRVLTSGGRDIVFAPYGDYWRQLRKIAVVELFTARRVRSFRAIREEEVAAALRGVGEAAAAARPVEMRALLAALVADSTVRAVIGDRCRERDALLRELDRSMQLAAGFNPADLWPSWRLAARLGGAKECHDTVHRILDGIVKEHLERMDGGEDLLDVLLSIRKEGGLQFPLDMDAIKSVIMDILGAGSETAATTLEWAMAELVKNPRAMHKATAEVRGAFHACGTVSEQDLRELTYLRLVIWETLRLHPPLPLLFRECQEACQVLGYDVPRGTQVLVNAWALGRDERYWPDAPEEFWPERFEGEVGVDFAFLPFGAGRRMCPGMAFGLANVELPLASLLFHFDWQRPGPRSAKLNMTEAFGLTARRKDQLLLQPVLRVPLLGV